The Platichthys flesus chromosome 10, fPlaFle2.1, whole genome shotgun sequence genome includes a window with the following:
- the ddo gene encoding D-aspartate oxidase, translating to MTSVKVVVVGAGVIGFSTAVCIAEALPSCSVTLLSEKFSPDTTSDGAAGIVFAGEFPDIPLERQRLWFKDSFDHLLAIAQSKHSPEAGVMLSSGWQIFKEVPADKYPFWSEFVIGFRLMTDRELRRFPDHTFGQAFTTIKCECASYLPWLENRFKRAGGRVQQRKVHNLQELSKSYDIIVNCSGLGSKLLVGDTQVYPVRGQVLKVEAPWLQHFTRDGDGKTYIYPGIHGATVGGTRQEGDWRLEVDEGDTKSILERCGRLEPSLCKAKVLSEWVGLRPSRRNLRLEREVVQLQGRQVPVIHNYGHGGWGVTLAWGTALDAMSLVRQCLIEKPARAKL from the exons ATGACGAGCGTGAAGGTCGTGGTGGTGGGAGCAGGCGTGATCGGGTTCTCCACCGCTGTCTGCATCGCCGAGGCGCTTCCCTCCTGCTCGGTCACTCTGCTGTCGGAGAAGTTCAGCCCGGACACCACCAGTGATGGAGCTGCAGGGATCGTGTTTGCCGGAGAGTTCCCAG ATATTCCCTTGGAAAGACAAAGGCTCTGGTTCAAGGACAGCTTTGATCACCTGTTGGCCATCGCTCAATCCAAACACTCCCCAGAGGCCGGAGTAATGCTGAGCTCTGG CTGGCAAATTTTCAAAGAGGTTCCGGCGGATAAATATCCCTTCTGGTCAGAGTTTGTAATCGGATTCCGACTCATGACTGACCGCGAACTGAGACGGTTCCCAGATCACACATTTGGCCAAGCGTTCACCACCATCAAATGTGAATGTGCCAGCTACCTGCCGTGGCTGGAGAACAG GTTCAAAAGAGCTGGAGGTCGAGTGCAGCAGAGGAAAGTCCACAATCTCCAGGAATTAAGCAAAAGCTACGACATCATTGTCAACTGCTCTGGTTTGGGCTCCAAGCTGCTGGTGGGGGACACCCAGGTCTACCCCGTCAGAGGCCAGGTCCTCAAGGTGGAGGCGCCGTGGCTGCAGCACTTCACCCGAGACGGAGATGGGAAGACTTACATCTACCCCGGCATACACGGCGCCACTGTCGGCGGCACGAGGCAGGAGGGGGACTGGCGACTCGAGGTGGACGAGGGCGACACCAAGAGCATCCTGGAGCGCTGCGGCCGGCTGGAGCCGTCCCTCTGCAAAGCTAAAGTGCTCAGTGAGTGGGTGGGTCTGCGGCCGAGCAGGAGGAACCTGAggctggagagggaggtggtgcAGCTGCAGGGCCGCCAGGTACCAGTGATCCACAACTATGGCCACGGGGGCTGGGGAGTCACTCTGGCCTGGGGCACGGCCCTGGATGCAATGAGCCTGGTCCGACAGTGCCTCATTGAAAAGCCTGCTCGAGCTAAACTGTGA